One stretch of Cyclopterus lumpus isolate fCycLum1 chromosome 10, fCycLum1.pri, whole genome shotgun sequence DNA includes these proteins:
- the LOC117737685 gene encoding uncharacterized protein LOC117737685, which translates to MISRLAALILLCTVYLIQTAEVPQQVPLTLAQLGGNVTLWCSVSEKEGKAFYWFKQPLGYMVQQVVVVVLNKMTVSEQFKSRFTFKIDKALYSLTIRNISKEDEATYFCFSGTTYSSSFVSTFLAVKDRKQQRSFYVKQSPLTESVQPGDSVTLQCSLVSRNKEDRVQCPGEHSVHWFRSGSGESHPGFLHTHSDAQEERSCDFSLSKTIHNSSDTGTYYCAVATCGEILFGEGTQVDTKIKGKSAKIAKEQRVLPIILDMTGQLWTGQMLRFCRMLKQRELTTQHWISPRGK; encoded by the exons ATGATCTCAAGACTGGCTGCTTTAATTCTCCTTTGTACAGTTT ATCTGATTCAAACTGCAGAGGTTCCTCAACAGGTCCCTTTGACTTTGGCCCAACTTGGTGGGAATGTTACTTTGTGGTGTTCAGTTTCTGAGAAGGAAGGCAAAGCATTTTACTGGTTCAAGCAGCCTCTTGGATATATGGTCCAACaagtcgttgttgttgttctcaacAAAATGACAGTTAGTGAGCAGTTTAAGTCCCGGTTCACATTCAAAATAGATAAAGCTCTGTATTCTCTTACCATCAGAAATATCAGCAAAGAGGACGAAGCGACATACTTCTGTTTCAGTGGAACTACATATTCAAGCAGTTTTGTTAGTACGTTCTTGGCTGTTAAAg ATCGTAAGCAGCAGAGATCTTTCTACGTGAAACAAAGTCCGCTCACTGAGTCGGTCCAGCCGGGCGACTCGGTGACTCTCCAGTGTTCACTTGTCTCCAGGAACAAAGAAGACAGAGTCCAGTGTCCAGGTGAACACAGTGTGCACTGGTTCAGATCTGGATCAGGAGAATCTCATCCAGGCTTCCTTCACACTCACAGTGATGCTCAAGAAGAAAGAAGTTGTGACTTCAGTCTGTCCAAAACTATACACAACTCCTCTGATACTGGGACCTACTACTGTGCTGTGGCCACATGTGGAGAGATCCTGTTTGGTGAAGGAACCCAAGTGGACACAA AAATCAAAGGAAAGTCTGCAAAAATTGCAAAG GAGCAGAGAGTGCTTCCCATCATCCTGGACATGACGGGTCAACTGTGGACCGGTCAAATGCTCCG TTTTTGCAGGATGCTGAAGCAAAGGGAGTTAACTACGCAGCACTGGATTTCTCCACGAGGAAAGtga
- the LOC117737686 gene encoding uncharacterized protein LOC117737686, which translates to MIGRLAALILLGTVYLIQTAEVPQQVSLTLVELGGNVTLWCPVFREGYFYWYKQTLGHMIQTVATVTFTGQKLSLQLNNTRFKVTGGKTQYSLTIRNITKEDEATYFCLIGTAYGQSFVNVTFLAVKDRKQQRSFYVKQSPLTESVQPGDSVTLQCSLVSRNKEDRVQCPGEHSVHWFRSGSGESHPGFIHTHSDAQEERSCDFSLSKTIHNSSDTGTYYCAVATCGEILFGEGTQVDTRR; encoded by the exons ATGATTGGAAGACTGGCCGCTCTGATTCTTCTTGGTACAGTGT ATCTGATTCAAACTGCAGAGGTTCCTCAACAGGTCTCTTTGACTTTGGTTGAACTTGGTGGAAATGTTACGTTGTGGTGTCCAGTTTTCAGAGAAGGATACTTTTACTGGTACAAGCAGACTTTGGGACATATGATCCAAACAGTTGCTACAGTAACTTTCACTGGACAGAAACTTAGTCTGCAATTGAACAACACACGTTTCAAAGTCACAGGAGGGAAGACTCAGTATTCTCTTACCATCAGAAATATAACCAAAGAGGACGAAGCAACATATTTCTGTCTCATTGGAACAGCGTATGGACAAAGTTTTGTCAACGTCACCTTCTTGGCTGTTAaag ATCGTAAGCAGCAGAGATCTTTCTACGTGAAACAAAGTCCGCTCACTGAGTCGGTCCAGCCGGGCGACTCGGTGACTCTCCAGTGTTCACTTGTCTCCAGGAACAAAGAAGACAGAGTCCAGTGTCCAGGTGAACACAGTGTGCACTGGTTCAGATCTGGATCAGGAGAATCTCATCCAGGCTTCATTCACACTCACAGTGATGCTCAAGAAGAAAGAAGTTGTGACTTCAGTCTGTCCAAAACTATACACAACTCCTCTGATACTGGGACCTACTACTGTGCTGTGG